A window of Ictalurus furcatus strain D&B chromosome 18, Billie_1.0, whole genome shotgun sequence contains these coding sequences:
- the rhogb gene encoding ras homolog family member Gb, producing the protein MQSIKCVVVGDGAVGKTCLLISYTTGAFPKEYIPTVFDNYSSQVSVDGRTISLNLWDTAGQEEYDRLRTLSYPQTNVFVICFSISSPPSYENVKHKWHPEVTHHCPSVPILLVGTKSDLRNDPEVQKKLKDQNQAPITLQQGQALARQIHAVKYMECSALSQEGIKDVFAEAVRAFLNPQPAAQKKPCVLL; encoded by the coding sequence ATGCAGAGCATCAAGTGTGTGGTTGTGGGAGATGGTGCGGTGGGGAAAACCTGCCTGCTCATCTCTTACACCACTGGCGCCTTCCCCAAAGAGTACATCCCCACCGTGTTTGACAACTACAGCTCTCAAGTGAGCGTGGACGGCCGTACCATCAGCCTCAACCTGTGGGACACGGCGGGACAAGAGGAATACGACCGCCTGCGCACACTCTCCTACCCCCAGACCAACGTGTTCGTCATCTGCTTCTCCATCTCTAGCCCGCCCTCCTATGAGAACGTCAAGCACAAGTGGCATCCCGAGGTGACGCACCACTGCCCCAGTGTGCCTATTCTCCTTGTGGGCACCAAGAGCGACCTGCGCAACGACCCTGAGGTGCAGAAGAAGCTGAAAGATCAGAACCAGGCCCCCATAACGCTGCAGCAGGGCCAAGCGCTCGCCCGCCAAATCCATGCGGTCAAGTACATGGAGTGCTCGGCGCTCAGCCAGGAAGGCATCAAGGACGTGTTCGCGGAGGCTGTTCGTGCTTTCCTCAACCCTCAGCCCGCTgcgcaaaaaaaaccctgcgTGCTCCTCTGA